In Chelonia mydas isolate rCheMyd1 chromosome 7, rCheMyd1.pri.v2, whole genome shotgun sequence, the sequence cccgccttcgtagagcgcagtagggaaagcgctgcagtctgtccacacgaACAGCTGTGGCAGTGCattggcgtggccacatttgcggcacttgcagaggcattgggagtggtgcattatggacagctatcccagcatgcaagtgactgctacatgcttttcaaatagggggtggagtgtgacagggagtgtgttttgtgtatgtggggcagagagagtgtgatttttttttggggtggtgtGTCAGCTtactgtcttgtaagttcagacaccctcccccccgactctctctctctctctctctcactcactcaaaacaaacagtaaatgtttgctttttttcatgGGCTTCTCTacaacggagctttgaaagggcatttcCACATTCCTGCAGCCAATATCACAACAATGACAAGAgcggccacttgacttaaggggattatgggacatttccggaggctgatcagagcacagtaaaccaacaccttgttcacactggtgccatggcgctccagcgggggcacagcaaacgttattccactcgccgagatggagtaccagcagcgctgtagttGCGGAGTCAGAGCGCACTACAtgtcttgccagtgtggatgggtagtgagctagtgcgcctggggctcctttattgcgctgtaactcgcaagtgtagccaagcccttagaagCTGTCAAAATTAACATCTTTCTTATCAATTTGTTGTTGCTTACTTTGAATAACTGatattcctccctctctctctccttagacAAGCAGATTGACCTGAGCACTGTGGACCTGAAGAAACTGAGAGTGAAAGAACTGAAGAAGATCCTAGATGACTGGGATGAAACATGCAAGGGCTGTGCAGAAAAATCAGACTATATTCGAAAAATCAATGAACTGATGCCTAAATATGCACCAAAGGCAGCCAGTTCACGGACGGATCTCTGACCAATGTAGTGGCCTCCATCATACTAGCACCTCATACAAACTACATTAGTCTCTCTATTTTGTTTCTTATAAAGCCTTTTCTGTAACTTATTTAAGTGGGCTCCTAAGGCTCTCACAGTTGGAGCTGGAGCAGGTGTGAAATGCTCATTCAACATCCTTGTTGTGTCATGTCCCTAGTTTGTATTTCTCTTGGTTCTGCTTTAGTTTAGGACATCACAATCTGTAtgggatttttttattaaagtaaaaagaaatctACTCTTTTTCTACTAAATCTGAGTTGAAAGTAGTTCAGTAGAAGTCATGAGCAGGTTCAGCTGAAGCTAGTCTGCTAAAACTAGCAGTAGTGATGTTTTAGTGCATAAAATTGAGCTTGTCTAGCCCTCTGGGCATACACACCTCCAAGCTGTGGCGTAGGTGCAGTCAGACTCTTTGCTGAAGGCTGGTCTCAGGGTGTGGTAGAGATTTGCTGTGACACAAGACCATACAAAAGCTTCACTGGGAGTCACAGGCTCCAGGCAGGGTAGGGACTGCGCCTCTAGCGCTGTgtcaggcggggggaggggttagaCCTGGGCCTGCAGCCTGCTTGTGTAAATGCAGCtttaccccagccctgcctgctgcagggtgtttaatggggggaaggggaggggtgcgTGTTCCTTGCCCAGCGCAGCAGGGGGGCCGGGGCCGCGGGAGGACGGTGCCTGGGGCGAAGCGCCTCCCTTCAGGCGCTGGGCTGAGGCCGTcgcgcccccccccgggctgctTGCAGGAGCCAACGCCGCTCTCGTCAGGAACGGGCCTGGCCTCCGCCCCAAAGCAGGCTGGCGCTGTTGGCCGAGGTCGGGTAGCACGGCCCGCTGCGCTCCTGCGGCAAGGGGCGCTGTGCGGGGCCGGGCCACCGCCCGTTCCTCCCGTCACTCGAAGCCGGCGCCCTCCCAGTTGGTCCCCTGTCAGGAGGCGAAGATGTAACTGTCGCTTACCCCATTGGTCCTTGTACGTCACATGACTCCGGCCGCGCGGGTGGCGGGAGGCTGTCCCTTGTCAGGCGGCGGGTGCCTCGGCGCTAGCTCGCCATTACTCCTGACGCCACTATGCGGCGAGGCGCGGAATGATGACGTATGGCCCGCGCGGCGCGGCGGCCGCACTCCGGAGCCGCCTTCGTTCCCTTTTGTCCAAGATGGCGGCGGCCGCCGGAGGCGCCTCCTGAGTCGCGGGCCCCGGAGCCATGAAGCGGGGCAGCGAGCGGGACCCCagcccgggcggggcggggggaggccgaGCCGCCGCCGCCAAGCGGCCCCGGGAGCGAGAACGGGAAAGCAGCAGCCGGCGGGCCCCGCACCGGAGCTCGGGCACCTCCCGCAGTAGCCGGGACAAGCTCCCGCCCGGCGGTGGCAGCGGCGCCTCTAGCTCCCGGAGCCACCGCGGTGACGAGCGGGCCGGGGGCAGCGACTCCAACCACCGCACGGCGGGAGGTGGGTCGGCCTCCAGCGCCCGCAGCAGCCAGGCcgcccctccctccacctcttcctcGTCGTCGTCGCGGGCGCTGGGGGCCCCCAAGGCCAAGGCCCTCCCGGGGGCCGTGGTAGCCCCGTCACTGCTGCTGGCTGCCCCCCCGCCAGGGGCAgcaccctccctgctgctggccccgctgGGGGGCTCGCCAGGGCTGGTGGTGGAGCCACCCGGCTCCTGCGAGTACAAGACGTTGCTGGTGAGTGGGCTGAGTGCAGCGCTGCCTGACCAGCTGCTGGAGGATGGGCTCTTCCGCCAGTTCCAGCGGTTCGCGAGTGGGGGCGCTGGCGACATCAGTGTCAAGCTCTCCCACACACCCGAGCTCGGCCGTGTCGCCTATGTCAACTTCCGGCACCCAGGGGATGCCCGCGATGCCCGCAGACACGCCCGGGCCCGGCAGCTTCTTCTGTACGATCGTCCCCTAAAGGTGGAGCCTGTGTATCTGCGTGGGGGTCGCAGGAGCCGCACACCCCCACCTgtgccctccccagagcctctggGCTACCTGCCACCCATCCACAGCGCTTACCAGTATAAGCAGAGATCGCTCTCGCCTGTTGCCAGCCCTTTATTGAGGGAGCCAAGGCCCCGGCATGCTCATGCCGCGGCTGCAGCCTTTGCCTTGGAGGCTGCTGCGCTTGGGCTCTCCCGGGAGCGGGAGAGGGCGCTGGATTACTATGGGCTGTATGATGAGCGTGGCCGACCCTATGGCTACCCCATAGTGGCTGAGGAAGACCTGATGCCAGAGGATGACCAGAGAGCCACCCGGAACCTGTTCATTGGGAACTTGGATCATAATGTCTCAGAGGTGGAGCTGAGACGTGCTTTTGAGAAGTATGGCATCATTGAGGAGGTAGTGATCAAGCGCCCTGCTCGAGGCCAAGGTGGGGCCTATGCGTTCCTCAAGTTCCAGAACTTGGACATGGCCCATCGGGCAAAGGTCGCCATGTCTGGCCGGGTTGTTGGCAGGAACCCAATCAAAATTGGCTATGGTAAAGCCAACCCTACTACTCGACTCTGGGTGGGCGGCCTTGGACCAAGTACATCCCTGGCTGCCCTTGCTAGGGAGTTTGATCGCTTTGGTAGCATCAGGACTATTGACTATGTGAAGGGGGATAGCTTTGCTTATATTCAGTATGAAAGCCTGGATGCTGCCCAGGCTGCCTGTGCACAGATGAGGGGCTTCCCCTTGGGTGGACCAGAGAGGAGACTTAGAGTGGATTTTGCCAAAGCTGAAGAGACAAGATACCCCCAGCAGTACCAGCCTGCACCACTCCCAGTGCACTATGAGCTGTTACCTGATGGATATAGCAGGCACAGAAGCCTAGAGCAAGACTTAAGGGTGAGAGATAGGACTCCTCCACATCTCCTGTACTCAGACCGAGACAGGAGCTTTGCAGAGGTAGACTGGGCTAGCCCTGCCAAAAATGCTGAACGCAGAAATAACTTGGAGAGCTACAGCCGATCTGTGCGTAGCCGCAGCGGAGAACGTTGGGGTAGTGACAGTGACCGCAGCGTGCCCAAGCCTTGGGAAGAACGGCGGAAACGCCGGAGCCTTTCCAGTGACCGTGGAAGGACTGCTCATTCACCTTACGAGGACAGAGGCAGGACAAAGGCCAGTGGGCTAGCTTTAGATCGCAGCCCAGACAGGGTTCGCAAAGAGAACAACACTACAGAGTCTGGAACAGAGAGAGACCAGAGTAACTCCCTTCAGAACAACCGGCATGTGTCTGAGGAGAAACCCCATCGTGAAACTTCTGATCTTCCTCAGCCTAAAAAAAGGGACAGCGAACGCAATCATCGAACTGGTGAATCGGAATCAAAAACTCACGAGGAACCAAAATCTGAGACCAAAAAAGTAAAGAACTTATCAGAATTCGCTCAGACACTGCAACTTGCTTGGAACGGGCTTCTTGTGTTAAAAAATAGCTGCTTCCCCACGTCTATGCACATCCTGGAGGGAGACCTAGGTGTCATCAATGGGCTCCTAAAAGACCATTCATCTGGTGGGAAGTTAACACAGCTCAAGATTGCTCAAAGACTTCGGCTTGACCAGCCCAAGCTGGATGAAGTAACTCGCCGTATCAAACAAGGCAGTCCTAATGGTTATGCTGTGCTACTGGCTACCCAAGCCACCCAAGGAGGGGTAGGGGCTGAGGGGACCTTTCCTGTTGTGGAGCCTGGCTTGCAGCGAAGGCTTCTCAGGAATCTGGTCTCCTACTTGAAACAGAAGCAGGCTGCTGGGGTGATCAGCCTGCCTGTGGGAGGGGCGAAGTGCAGAGACAGCACAGGCATGCTTTACGCTTTCCCTCCCTGTGAATTCTCTCAGCAGTACCTCCAGTCAGCACTAAGGACATTGGGAAAGTTAGAAGAAGAACATATGGTGATAGTTATAGTCAAAGACACTGCCTAGCCCACACTGTCTCTTCAGATTCCatgttttctttgtgtgtgtcacAGCCCAGTTGTTTTTAAGGCCGATCATTTTGGTGGAAGCCCAGTATATCTTAAACAAAATTGTAAGATTTTTAGTTT encodes:
- the RBM15B gene encoding putative RNA-binding protein 15B, translating into MKRGSERDPSPGGAGGGRAAAAKRPRERERESSSRRAPHRSSGTSRSSRDKLPPGGGSGASSSRSHRGDERAGGSDSNHRTAGGGSASSARSSQAAPPSTSSSSSSRALGAPKAKALPGAVVAPSLLLAAPPPGAAPSLLLAPLGGSPGLVVEPPGSCEYKTLLVSGLSAALPDQLLEDGLFRQFQRFASGGAGDISVKLSHTPELGRVAYVNFRHPGDARDARRHARARQLLLYDRPLKVEPVYLRGGRRSRTPPPVPSPEPLGYLPPIHSAYQYKQRSLSPVASPLLREPRPRHAHAAAAAFALEAAALGLSRERERALDYYGLYDERGRPYGYPIVAEEDLMPEDDQRATRNLFIGNLDHNVSEVELRRAFEKYGIIEEVVIKRPARGQGGAYAFLKFQNLDMAHRAKVAMSGRVVGRNPIKIGYGKANPTTRLWVGGLGPSTSLAALAREFDRFGSIRTIDYVKGDSFAYIQYESLDAAQAACAQMRGFPLGGPERRLRVDFAKAEETRYPQQYQPAPLPVHYELLPDGYSRHRSLEQDLRVRDRTPPHLLYSDRDRSFAEVDWASPAKNAERRNNLESYSRSVRSRSGERWGSDSDRSVPKPWEERRKRRSLSSDRGRTAHSPYEDRGRTKASGLALDRSPDRVRKENNTTESGTERDQSNSLQNNRHVSEEKPHRETSDLPQPKKRDSERNHRTGESESKTHEEPKSETKKVKNLSEFAQTLQLAWNGLLVLKNSCFPTSMHILEGDLGVINGLLKDHSSGGKLTQLKIAQRLRLDQPKLDEVTRRIKQGSPNGYAVLLATQATQGGVGAEGTFPVVEPGLQRRLLRNLVSYLKQKQAAGVISLPVGGAKCRDSTGMLYAFPPCEFSQQYLQSALRTLGKLEEEHMVIVIVKDTA